GCTGACCTGGCTTGTCTGCACCCATGCGTCACTTCCACGGGCGGGCGCAGGAAGATGGTGATGGATGGGCCCTCAGaccccaccccctcctccctcctccacctccctctTCACCCTGTAGGTGCTCAGGGAACCTCTTTACCCCCTGCTCCCCTTCATCCCTTCCATACATTCCCTGGATCCACGTGGATGGCTGGCCAGAGGAGTTCCCCTCCTAGCAGTCCTGGGATGGGAGCTAAGGCCAGCTGCGGTGTTTGCACCACCCAAGAgatgttgattttcttttcttacatgTGTTTTACTGCCAGAAAGTTGTTACTTCCCCTCTTGTCCTGCTCTTCAGGGCCGTTTTGGGCACGGTCCCTGaaggggcaggagctgctgtgggcaCCCTGACCCCACTATCACCCTACTGCAAAAAGAGGCTGTCCCACCGCTACTCAGAGAGCCTGAAGTCACCTTCATCGATATCAATCATCGTAACGCCAACATGGGAATGGAGAAGTGCTGGAGTGTCTCTGGCTGCATGAATTTGCCTCCTGGAGCGCGCTGCggtggctctgcctgctgttccCTGCCCAGGACAGCTGGCCAAGCTGCTTGCTGTGACCTCAGAGCAGCTGACTTGGCCTGGTGCCCCTCACCCATCTCTGTGCTCGCATCCTCAGCAGGAAAACCCCAGTGCTCAAGCTCTGACACCAGCTCCAGCCCGTCTTCCTTCCCTCAGCTCTGCTTCGTTTCATGTGATTTTGATcacatccttaaaaaaaaaaaacccacacccaCCCAAAGCCAGCCTTCCCACAAGCGTTTCCAGGGCAGAGATATTTTAGTGCAGCGAAAGTCTCTGATGTGCCTTCATGATGTCCTATTTTAGGTCCCTCGCCAGCACCGGCACCGTCTGCAGGCGGTTGCGCTGGAGCTCCCTTCAACCCTTTGGCAACACTCACGGTGGGAGGAAATGTgtctggggagggagaggaaatcTCTGttccttccctgtgctgtgctatcCCTATGTCTGCTGAAGCTCCATCCAGCACCAGCTCTCCCTTTCCAGAAGCCAAGTGAATGCTCTGCAACCCAATCCCCCCCCCGGACCAACCCTGTGAGGTCCTCCTCTCCCATCACCTCTGTGCCATGGGGGCATCCAGATTTTTGATCCAGGAACCAAACCACTGCCTCTGGTTCCTTCCCACTCCTTCTTGTACCATCGCCTTGGCACCAGAGGATTACAACTCCAGGCGCTGGGTTGCAGGATGGCTTTTCAGACGCGTAAAGGATTTGGGATGCCGTGGCACTCGTGATGAGGCCACATTTGGATCTTCCTCTCCTAAAGGGATGGTTTCAGTAGACCCAAAACCACAACGCTGCTGCGTGTGATTGCTCTTCTCCTTCTTAAAAAGGTGGGTGGAGCGCTCCAGAATTACTCTGATGTTGGCAGATGGGCCACAAACCATAAGTTGAAGAAGTGCTTTGAGATTCCTCTGTTCTTCTGCTCAAACCCTTTTCTCTGGGACCTCTCACAGCTGATGGAAACCCCCAGTCCAGATGAGTGATTTGATTCCAGTTTCCAAACTAAGCTGCGTTTTTCGCCATATGTTCTCCATACCCACAGCCTCACAAAACCCGTGGAGAACATCTGGTGTGACACACCAGTCCCTCAGCACACTTGGCAAACACAGCCATGATGAGGTGACAAATGACATCAGCATGAAGTCCACAGACCAAGTGGACGTGACAGTGATGATGTCCCCCCGAGGACAGGGATGGGGTAAACACTGCTGCGTCTCCAGCAGGGACTACAGGTCACTGCCAGAGGCTGTTGACTGTATTTGGGGAAACAGCACCATCTATTTGCAGCATTATTCAATGTGTGTCTTTGCTTGCAGAGCACGAAATGCCTCCTGGTGGAGCCAGGTGCCTTCGACCCATACAGTGCTGCCCTGCTCTCAGTGGGGAAGATGTCACCTCCAGgccctcagctgctgcctgaaCTTTGCTCTGAGTGCTCTGGGTGGCAGTGGGAGCTGAATGATGCATGTACAGGCAGCggaggaggaaggaggcacGAGAGGTCCAAGAAGAGGTTGGACAGCTCTGCACTGGGGCCTTCATCCGATTTTTGGCTCtgccccttctcccctctgcagAGACATTGGGACACCCATCCTAAGCTCCCCTCCCTCACCAGCCATACATTTCCCCATAGCTCCCTCAGAGCCCTTGGACAGCAGGAGTAGGTTGTGTGCCCTTGCCCCACTCAGCACCCTTAGCTCTCTGCAGAGCCTTTTTGGAGAGCCATGAGCCCAGGAGAGATGTTGGCACCCCAAGatccagggggaaaaaagccagcCAGCCCACCCATGGCTTTGCTCTGCCTGGGAAAGCTGCTCCCACCGCAGCCTGTCCCCAGGTGGGTGACAGCAGTGTGCCAGAACTGCCTCCCAGCTCTCCCTTTCCAGCTTTACCACAGACTTGGAAGGAATGAGAAAGCTCTGCTCTATTAAACCTGCTGGGAAAAGGAGAGGCATCAAAAGCTCTGGGGCAGCAATCGCTACTTCCTCTTGCTGCTTCTTATCTTGCTTTCGATCAGGTGCAGCCCCTGCTTCTTGATGTCTTCCCGGGTGAGAACCAGGTCGTGGTCTTCTTCAACAAAATCAGAGGGAGCTGAGGGAGAAAGCGGGGAGCAGTGGGCTtaggggggctgtggggtcacctCTGCCATGCCTGCGTCCCCAGGGAGAGCCACCAATCTCAGAGGGTCGGTGGCATCTCCAGCACAGATGCTGCCCGCTGGGTTTTCCATCCTCAGCATCCCCTGGCGCTGCCGCTGCCACCACAGCGGTTCCTCCCTGACACTGCTGGGGCTTCACATGGAGCTCTGGAGCCATGAGGTGGTGGCCACAGGCCCCACCCTGGTCATAAAAAGGTGGTAAAGCAGCTGAAAACTCAGCTCCTCCAAGAGCGTCCCActggaggtgaggccacacagaGCCAAGCACTGGTTGGTCTTCCCATCCAGGTGATGTTGAAGTCCCTTATTTGGCTGATGAAGACACACAACCCTCCCACCCctgccacagagcagctctccaTGCTTCCTAATAAGGTTCAGCACTCACCCACCCACTCACCAGCTGCCTTTGCTCTTCTCTAGCCCCAAAACCTCCCCTCAAAGCCTTGCAGACACACATAGCTCATGGGTTGGGGTCTGAAGGGACAGAGGAGGGCAGCATAGGACACTGAGAagtgcccagggctggggcagtggctgtgggacacatccctgctgtgctcacCTACCTTGCACCCCAGATCCTATGTCCTCCAAGGGAATCTTCAGGTTCCACGGCTCTCTTGCAGTCGTTTTCTCCATTAAATTCCTGACCTTCACAAAAGTCTGTGGAAGACTTAGGGTTAATTGCTGAAGGGGAGGTGGGTGTTAGAACCTCAGGAGTGTCCCACCTTGGTGACCCTCTGGGGAAGAGGACACTCCACAGTGTCCAGCACTACCCTGCCCTTTCCCCCAGGGCCACCACCATTCTTCCAGCAGGAAGGACACCTTGGGATGGACGTCCAAAGACCAGAGCAAGGACAGAGCATCCAAGCACCTCGTTGTCCTCGTCGGGGCTGTAGGTGTGAGCAGGCAGGGAGGCCACGCGCTGGGCCAggtgctgcagcttctgcctgcagtactgcagcttctcatccaccccTTTGAACTCAACGGAGACATCCtgtggggagagagaaaggcagCCACGATGGGGACAATGAGTTGCTTTGGGTGATTGCGTCAACACCAAATGCCACAGTGATGCACTGCAGCATTGAacacccatccctggaggtgcataaggccaggctggatggggcactgggcagcctgagctggtgggacaCCCggcccatggcaggagggttggaactggatgacctttgagatcctttccaacccaagccatcctgtggttctatgaaatGATTCTTGCCACGGGTCACGCACTGGGGAGAGGACACACGGTGGGGacaggcaggagcagctggtGGCACTGTGtccccagctcctctgcacacCCCATACCTGCTCAGGCACGTTGATGCCATGCAGACGGATGACGAGGTTGTCGATGCCATTctcaaactgcagcagcagctcctggttgCTCACATACTGGGCTCGTGCCTGCTCCAGCCGggcctcctcctgctgcaggcgcacccgcagctctgcctccagcttcctgcagctgcccagACCCACACACATCCCTCTGGGTGTCCACATGCAGAGATACCCCAATGtgctgcacaggctgcccagctggACACAACACTACGGAGCAGAGTGGGCTCAGGCCCAGTGGTGCCACATCCCAGGACCTGCTGCCACCAGGGCTCTGCAGGACCTCACCCATCCCTCCTTGCCTCCTGTTCCTGCTGTCCCAGCTCTGAGTGCTCTGCTGGGAGGAGCACCCCCCTGAACAAAGCTCCTGGTGCAGGAGGACCTATCAGCACACGGACATCCCCATGCCCAGGTGACAGAATGCGTCACTGCTGGCCCAGAGCATCTGCATCTAGCTTTGTCCTGAGGGCATGGCAGCACCTGATAGCACTCGGGGGCTGGTGGAACTTCAGCTCTGCATGCTTCAGCTCCAGTTCCTGCAGCGTGTCCTTCAGTGCCCGCCGCTTCTCCTTGCAGGCCCTGatgtgctgctccagctctgccgTGGActtctgctgtgccagcagcctgctggtGATGTCCTGCCAAGGGACGGCGCAGGGGCTCAGCCACGTGGACAGAACCTCGGATGAGACCACGAGCAGAGGGCTCGGCTGCTGGCAGAAGGGTTTTGCCCAGGGTGGGACCTTCCCTTACCCAGACGCGggagcactgcactgcagccttGGCCTTCTCCACCTCCGCCGTCACAAAGGACTCGTGCTCGATCTGCGACCTGGTGGCTTGCACCTGGGAGCCTGGGTGGGACGAAAGGCAATGCGGGACAGaaccctccccctcctcctcaaACCCCAGCCCTAACCACGTGCCCTGCCAAGCACTCACCCAGCGCCGAGTCCTGCATCAGCAGGGAGGGGAAGTCCACAGCCAGGTCATACCTGGCTTGCTGCAAGGACATCCATTGTCACCACTGCGCTGCTTGCACCCggaggtgggaggggagggtggtcctgagctgctgccctATCCCAGCTGCCACCCACTCACCGCTCTCGAGTGCTTTTTGCTCGCCTCCTTGAGCCACAGCCAGTCGGTTTGCACCTTCTGGGCAGACAGGGTGCGGTGTCTGAGCTCCTCCTCCGCCAAGAACTGGGCTTCCAGCATGGCCAGGTCCTTCTGGAGCACCCAGAGCCGGAGACAAGAAAGAAGTCAAAACTGGGAAGAACATTTGTGGGACTGCTGGACTTCTGGGATGGCCAAAGCAGACTGCTGTGTAAAGGAGCCGTGTAGGAAAGCAGGGAGGACAGAGGGCACGTAGGGCTGTCCCCAGACCAGGGCAGCTGACAGCCAGATGCAGAGGAGCTATGAAGGCATCTGAATGCCATGGGCAATCCCAGCTTTTTGCTGAAATAGATTTCTGCAGTTTATTGCAGGAAGATGTGCTAGCCTGGGCAAACGGGGCCACTTGTGCTAAGCTACAGTGGGCTTTGGAGCATTGGAGAGGGCCCCAAGGTGACCTGGGGCTGTTCTCACCTTGGTGATGTCGCTGGCTCTGACAGCATCCGAAGCCATCAGCTCCCTGTCCTGCACCTCCCCGTGGTATGCCCCGGCCATGATATGCAGGAGCTCCAGATGCAAAAGCAGATagtccagctcctgcagcacagagccactgTGTGTCACCCACTGAGCCATGGGTCAAACAAACCTCAGTGGGATGTGCTCAGTCAGATCCCAGCCACTGAGCAGCCCCCATCGCACGGTGGAGACCTCACCCTCTTAAGGACATCCTGCAGTGCCAGGTACAGCGCCGTCACCTTCTGCCCGGCGTGGATTTTCATGTGCATCTTCTCAATGTTGTTCTCCAGTTGGCGAATCATCTGTGGGGTGGGACATGGGGTGACCCGGCGTGCTGAgcctgggcagtgctggcactgggAAGTGTCTGTGTACCTGCACttgctcctggtgctgcttgTCATCGATCCTGAtgtccagcagctgctgcagccgcCACTGCAGCACATCCCGGGCCTGGCTCCGCTGCCTCACCTCGTGCAGCAGTGCATTGCAGGTGTTCACCCGGTCAAAGATGCTGCTTCGGAGCTTCTCTCGGGCCCCCTGGGTGGACACGCAGGAGCTCGCGGGCTGGACCTGCCTGAACCTCATTCCAGGGCAGAGCCAGAGGCTTGGGGACAATGGGACACTGGGACATGGCCAGtcccaggcagagctgagcGTGGGAGAGCTTTGCCCCGGGAAGCAGAGCAAGGCAGAGGTGGGTGCTGATGGCTTTCCAGGGCCAGGACTCTGCGGGATGCAGAATGCAGACCCAGGACTGAGTGAGgatcaattaaaataaataaatcgaTCATGACCCAGATATGGATGCTGGCAGCATGTGGTGGCACTGCTCTGTCCTTGCAAGAGGCCCCTGGGCAAAGCAGATCCTCTGGGACCGCCCCGGCACTGCCTGCATGTCCATGGGCATCTAGCCGGGCTGTGACCTTGGGACAGGCAGAGAGAGCACGCTGCTCTCCAGGGTGCAGCTGCGGCCTGCAGGAACCCAGCAGACAATGCAGGCAGGACAGCCATAGCTCTGCTGGGGAGTTGCTCAAAGAGCTGGAAGATATCTGTACTGATGGCTCCCACGACAGAAAGAGCATTTCCCATGGGATGGGACCCGTGCACACCCTAGGTCTcacagcaccagccctgggggctgctggcccAAGGACTCCTGTGAGCACccattcccagctgctgccagccagaCCCTTCCTGTTACCTGCACAGTTTTGCCACACAAGTACTTC
The DNA window shown above is from Gallus gallus isolate bGalGal1 chromosome 19, bGalGal1.mat.broiler.GRCg7b, whole genome shotgun sequence and carries:
- the CCDC183 gene encoding coiled-coil domain-containing protein 183; protein product: MQGRRADMNQQIQELRNIIALQEQGKKFSRQLCEEKLSQNRNLLSQLHGILREDIHALDVAQKHDQRIISEFCRAQKYLCGKTVQGAREKLRSSIFDRVNTCNALLHEVRQRSQARDVLQWRLQQLLDIRIDDKQHQEQVQMIRQLENNIEKMHMKIHAGQKVTALYLALQDVLKRELDYLLLHLELLHIMAGAYHGEVQDRELMASDAVRASDITKKDLAMLEAQFLAEEELRHRTLSAQKVQTDWLWLKEASKKHSRAQARYDLAVDFPSLLMQDSALGSQVQATRSQIEHESFVTAEVEKAKAAVQCSRVWDITSRLLAQQKSTAELEQHIRACKEKRRALKDTLQELELKHAELKFHQPPSAISCRKLEAELRVRLQQEEARLEQARAQYVSNQELLLQFENGIDNLVIRLHGINVPEQDVSVEFKGVDEKLQYCRQKLQHLAQRVASLPAHTYSPDEDNETFVKVRNLMEKTTAREPWNLKIPLEDIGSGVQAPSDFVEEDHDLVLTREDIKKQGLHLIESKIRSSKRK